The genomic interval NNNNNNNNNNNNNNNNNNNNNNNNNNNNNNNNNNNNNNNNNNNNNNNNNNNNNNNNNNNNNNNNNNNNNNNNNNNNNNNNNNNNNNNNNNNNNNNNNNNNNNNNNNNNNNNNNNNNNNNNNNNNNNNNNNNNNNNNNNNNNNNNNNNNNNNNNNNNNNNNNNNNNNNNNNNNNNNNNNNNNNNNNNNNNNNNNNNNNNNNNNNNNNNNNNNNNNNNNNNNNNNNNNNNNNNNNNNNNNNNNNNNNNNNNNNNNNNNNNNNNNNNNNNNNNNNNNNNNNNNNNNNNNNNNNNNNNNNNNNNNNNNNNNNNNNNNNNNNNNNNNNNNNNNNNNNNNNNNNNNNNNNNNNNNNNNNNNNNNNNNNNNNNNNNNNNNNNNNNNNNNNNNNNNNNNNNNNNNNNNNNNNNNNNNNNNNNNNNNNNNNNNNNNNNNNNNNNNNNNNNNNNNNNNNNNNNNNNNNNNNNNNNNNNNNNNNNNNNNNNNNNNNNNNNNNNNNNNNNNNNNNNNNNNNNNNNNNNNNNNNNNNNNNNNNNNNNNNNNNNNNNNNNNNNNNNNNNNNNNNNNNNNNNNNNNNNNNNNNNNNNNNNNNNNNNNNNNNNNNNNNNNNNNNNNNNNNNNNNNNNNNNNNNNNNNNNNNNNNNNNNNNNNNNNNNNNNNNNNNNNNNNNNNNNNNNNNNNNNNNNNNNNNNNNNNNNNNNNNNNNNNNNNNNNNNNNNNNNNNNNNNNNNNNNNNNNNNNNNNNNNNNNNNNNNNNNNNNNNNNNNNNNNNNNNNNNNNNNNNNNNNNNNNNNNNNNNNNNNNNNNNNNNNNNNNNNNNNNNNNNNNNNNNNNNNNNNNNNNNNNNNNNNNNNNNNNNNNNNNNNNNNNNNNNNNNNNNNNNNNNNNNNNNNNNNNNNNNNNNNNNNNNNNNNNNNNNNNNNNNNNNNNNNNNNNNNNNNNNNNNNNNNNNNNNNNNNNNNNNNNNNNNNNNNNNNNNNNNNNNNNNNNNNNNNNNNNNNNNNNNNNNNNNNNNNNNNNNNNNNNNNNNNNNNNNNNNNNNNNNNNNNNNNNNNNNNNNNNNNNNNNNNNNNNNNNNNNNNNNNNNNNNNNNcaaatgtttaatcctccctttatcaacgtaagctgacttcaccttgattcaatgtgttcttcccaaacgcatccaacacaatttcttagggtttaagaatttctcttaatcggacacctagattttaattgacgtttgcccttacgtcttcaagctttgtttgtattcaacttagggtttttaaatgcataatccaccccaacgcgtccaaatacatccaccagaagcttgctcggccgTTTAATGCATAGGCaaggcgtgggcgtgacgttcgaatcggacaaagcaaggctaacgTATAGGCACTCTCGCTCTTTCCGCTCTTGGCAATGTCGCTCACTCCactctcggcagtgtcgcttTTTCctactttctcgctggtctcgctctcttcactctcactctctccagcaatctcgctggtcagctctctccaatctcgctctctctctctagctttctctccaacttttctctccactctcgctctctccagctttctcactGGTCTCGCCTTCTCTatcttctatccaatctcgctttctcctatttcctctccaatcttgctggtctcgatctcaatgatctcgctctctccatctttctctccaacttttctctccaatctttagCTACTATGacaaatgttatatatatatatatatatatatttacccaTTTACTCACCACTTAATGATATTTTTACACGGATCTTCCAGGATaattccaaaataatattttctatatttttccttaattccTTACTCCGTACTTCACCTAATTTTTCATACTTAGCCGAATTTTccccaaattttccaaacttaatttccatattattccatactagctcaacctacttattattttcccccaactttcccaactcaattccatatttttcttttcaaatccccattcttCCTTCATCATTTcatactaactttctcatcaacctactcaacttatttatacaaatttaaataggaaCACATAATTAAGTgaaaaattaagacaatttaaataagaaaacacacttaagtgtaaaattgggaATCGGGGTTCacataagttttgaaaacaacaatattaatattaaaggtctcAACAATTTATACATCTTAACCATCTTTATTggggagagaaaaaagaaaaggaataactttttttttagttcaacttCAAAGGAaatacttttttattattattttataaaaggtTTTTTTGCCACTAAAATTATAGAAAGATTTTCCACGATTCCCGTGTCCAAAAAGTCATGCAACCATAATATGACAagcttttttttatttctatatatttatttattttgcttaCTCTAATAATCAAGCGGGGATAGCTCAGTTGGGAGAGCGTCAGACTGAAGATCTGAAGGTCGCGTGTTCGATCCACGCTCACCgcatatatattttgttataaaaaataattttagaaaactcgaagaaaagggaaaagaattTCAGCCCATGTATGTATGATTGTATAAATGTGTAAAATACAGTGATACATCAAggctctttttctttcttaattacaTACAAAGCCGAGATTAACATCTTATATACATAGCTCaatgaaccaaaaaaaaaaaaatggctgTGGCCTCTTGTTTCatgtttcttctttcctttttttttgtaggaaGCCAACGCCTACAAATTGTGTTCTTTGAGCATCCTATTCCTATCTACATTGTTTGATGGATCAATGAATGACCATCCgacataattttaatttgcTTTTCGATTCTACAAGACGTCGAACATTAAATGTTTTTCATTGGTTCTTATCTAATTAATTCGAGAGCCTTTGAGTGTGACCGGAGGAATTTAGAGATAATTGGTATGGGATGACTCAAAATTTGGACCAAAATAGAATCTATcccacttttaaaattttgaatttttttgacCTTTTGCTTccaaacataaatttaataaaacgGACTATTATGTATGCAGGGTTAGGATTTCATTCtctattcttgttttttttttcgtgtTTCCTCATTTAATGTCAGTGCTTTTTTATCTTCTTGTTCATTCTTTGCTCTTGCTATTCTCAAGGAGCAACGACAAAGAGCGAAGAATGAGAGTAAAGAATGAAGAGCAAGAGGAATAAGCACTGACATTTAATCATCACAAAGAGGAAatcgaagaaaaaaaaagaacgaaGCAAGAAATGAAAAGCAAGACTAATGAGATCCTAACTCGCATGCACGATAACCCGTTTTGGTAATTCCATATTGATATGATGCAAACAGAAGGTcaaaaaatataactttttaaaactgGATCAGATATTATTTTGGCCTTCCAAAATGGGTCATCAGtatgaaaaaccaaaaaattatCCAACTATTAGAGCTGAGCCCTTTGAATCTCCCAACTGACAAGAATTTGTGACTTTCTTCATATCAACTTGGTCTTTGTTCATCTTTTTTATGGAAGACTGTTCAGCAGAACTGGATAGAAGAGGaaaacttttgttttggctCATTGATTCTGGCTTTGAAACTCCATTTCTTTCTCTGACATATTTATAAGAAACAAATTCAATAGGACCAGATGATGTTAAACACTCACTCGAAATCATAGAAACATGTTTCGGTTCCTTTTTCGAGTTTGTATATCTTGATCCCTGAGTTACAGGTTCTGAATTTGAGTTTCTTTTGGACACCAAACCGTAAGAACACGTTTCATTCCGGTACTTCGCACTCGAACGGCTTTGTTTTCTCTATAATCCAAAACTAAATGAGGTTAGAAAAGAAAGAGACATAATAACATCTTTTGAAGCAAAAATTCAACTGATCAACTATAGAAGTTTACCAATAATGAAATAACTAACTCAGCATTAGGCTTTGCAGCAGGAACTACTCTAGATTGCTTTAGTCCTTTTGCTTCTTGGTAGACTATTTGGCTTCTCCCACCACCTATTCCTTGTTGCCTGTTTAAAATACAGAACTAAGAAACTGCAAAGTGAAATCCATTTTGGTTTTCAAGAAATTCTTTATATTTTACCTTCTTGCTTCCTCTTCCCTCGGCTTTGAATCAATCTCTTTGCTAGGAGGGTATTTTGGCAAACTTGAAGGATCACTTGGCAAGGGCCTTGTGGTAAAGAACTGCTTAAAGAAACCCCTTGTAAGAATATGAATATCTTCACTTTCCAGTTCCAACTGAATTGAATCTTGTTGGTAAGTACACGATACGGATGACTAGTATCTAATACATATGTTGCAGTAAAAAGTGTTTGTACGTATCAGTACAAACACATTAACCAagctaaagtgtttgtgttTCTTAGTGGAAATGTGATATACCTCACTATTGAGTGCGGAACCTGCAGTTCCTCGCCCTGTAGGATCTATAGATAGCAGAGTATCCATAAGCTCAACAGCAGCACGAGGAATATCGTTATATCTTTCTCGAAGACATCTTTCGTATGACTGTGGAGGTTTCATGCTTGTTGAATGCTTCAAATGCAATTTTTTCCAATAGTCCTTGGAAGGGGAACCACATAgcttaaatattttatgcaGTTGTTCAACCTGATTTTGACAAATTAAAACATTGAATGAAGCCACTTTTGATCAATCTAAATAGTTCATAATTGAAGACAGGAAGGTGATCAATCTCAACAAATTTAAAGCTATATTGTACCTCTGTTTTTCCTGGCAAGATAGGTTTGCCAGTATATAACTCTCCTAGAATACAACCAGCACTCCATAAATCAATTTCAACTCCATATTTAGACGATCCA from Benincasa hispida cultivar B227 chromosome 10, ASM972705v1, whole genome shotgun sequence carries:
- the LOC120088593 gene encoding probable serine/threonine-protein kinase At1g54610 isoform X1 produces the protein MGCIYSKVLADECSDNEHVTSKRAHSSIKHLSEFKTSRSGSPKSEMIWEKDRLNCSDVTVMLFDTTANGSLRSHGKLPNEKKKTDIPDVTIINHQCIGKIPNAAEAEQVAAGWPSWLAVVAGEAIKGWLPKRANNFIKLEKIGQGTYSSVYKARDIIQDKVVALKRIRFDNKDAESIKFMAREILVLRRLDHPNIVKLEGLITSQTSCTMYLVFEYMEHDLTGLASRPGSSFTEPQMKCYMKQLLSGLDHCHSNGVLHRDIKGSNLLIDNNGILKIADFGLAVLFDSHSTVPMTSRVITLWYRPPELLLGSSKYGVEIDLWSAGCILGELYTGKPILPGKTEVEQLHKIFKLCGSPSKDYWKKLHLKHSTSMKPPQSYERCLRERYNDIPRAAVELMDTLLSIDPTGRGTAGSALNSELELESEDIHILTRGFFKQFFTTRPLPSDPSSLPKYPPSKEIDSKPREEEARRQQGIGGGRSQIVYQEAKGLKQSRVVPAAKPNAELVISLLRKQSRSSAKYRNETCSYGLVSKRNSNSEPVTQGSRYTNSKKEPKHVSMISSECLTSSGPIEFVSYKYVRERNGVSKPESMSQNKSFPLLSSSAEQSSIKKMNKDQVDMKKVTNSCQLGDSKGSALIVG
- the LOC120088593 gene encoding probable serine/threonine-protein kinase At1g54610 isoform X2 yields the protein MGCIYSKVLADECSDNEHVTSKRAHSSIKHLSEFKTSRSGSPKSEMIWEKDRLNCSDVTVMLFDTTANGSLRSHGKLPNEKKKTDIPDVTIINHQCIGKIPNAAEAEQVAAGWPSWLAVVAGEAIKGWLPKRANNFIKLEKIGQGTYSSVYKARDIIQDKVVALKRIRFDNKDAESIKFMAREILVLRRLDHPNIVKLEGLITSQTSCTMYLVFEYMEHDLTGLASRPGSSFTEPQMKCYMKQLLSGLDHCHSNGVLHRDIKGSNLLIDNNGILKIADFGLAVLFDSHSTVPMTSRVITLWYRPPELLLGSSKYGVEIDLWSAGCILGELYTGKPILPGKTEVEQLHKIFKLCGSPSKDYWKKLHLKHSTSMKPPQSYERCLRERYNDIPRAAVELMDTLLSIDPTGRGTAGSALNSEFFTTRPLPSDPSSLPKYPPSKEIDSKPREEEARRQQGIGGGRSQIVYQEAKGLKQSRVVPAAKPNAELVISLLRKQSRSSAKYRNETCSYGLVSKRNSNSEPVTQGSRYTNSKKEPKHVSMISSECLTSSGPIEFVSYKYVRERNGVSKPESMSQNKSFPLLSSSAEQSSIKKMNKDQVDMKKVTNSCQLGDSKGSALIVG